The following DNA comes from Gopherus flavomarginatus isolate rGopFla2 chromosome 5, rGopFla2.mat.asm, whole genome shotgun sequence.
GTAGTGGAGGAGCAATGACTCCAAAACAGTCTCTGCTGTGGATCTATTCTGGAGAGGCTACTGCAGaggaacgaggagtacttgtggcaccttagagactaaccaatttatttgggcacaagcttttgtgggctagagcccacttcattggatgtatAGAGTGGAatatacagtaggaagatagatatatacagagaacatgaaaaggtggaggttgccataccaactttaAGTGGCTTAATCAAATAACGtgagctattagcagcaggagaaaaaacttttgcagtgataatcgggatggcccatttcagacagttgacaagaaggtgtgagtaacagtagagggaTACTTAACATGAGATTTTCTGTAAGATTGTTACTGAAAACTGTTGTGAGTTTGAGAGTTGTCTGCTGCCAGTTCTCCAGTGACAGCAGAGGAGGGGATCCACTCCTGGAAGGTGTTAAATGACCATTAATCAGTGGGAGGAATATAAACAAGGGATTTACAGTTATGTAAGAGCTGCGCAAGCATCATGCGACGGGGGATTGCTCAGgtctgtgactcagcaaagcccaccGGGGCGTCTGGGCTGGTGCTTTCCAGACACATGGACCGAGTCTATAAAATAGGGGACAGCagcatcatgacttggcctctctcctgccccacctGTGCTGGAAGGAACAAGAGCGCTGGGAGGACAAAGACGTGAATGGGGGAGACTGGCCCCAGGCTTTGAGGGGAAGCCAGCGGATTAAGGATTATTACCCACCTGTAACCTCCTGTgcggtgagaaaaactgcttgacCAAATGCTGGGTGGTCTAATAAGGACTGAGATTTAAAGTCTGagcttatcttttattttctttggtaactatccCTGACTTTTGTGCCTACCACATATAATCACTGGAATCTCTCTTCCTGCAGTTAATAAACCTGtcttatattttacctaaaccagtgtgtttcAGTGCTTGGGaactctcagctcagtttacaaaggctggtgtgtgtgtcctcTCCACAGCGAGGGAGGGGCAGATTATGTAATAAACTTAcattggtcaggcttctgaccaaggCAAAACGGTCcagctctggggtgcaaggctgggggcttGGGAGGTTGGCTGATCATAgactagaatatcagggttggaagggacctcaggaggtatctagtccatccctgtgctcaaaggaggaccaatccccaactaaatcatcccagccagggctctgatgCCTTTCTCTATGTGATtcgtgagtggctctgggagcattcatgcaacctagctgggtgtggggctccacatgctgatggctgaatgatcacagcacctggaggggtttgctgcttgtcactagcaaagccttgtgagagacagcccaggctggagaattAAGCAGACACAGctataccccagttccaggttgtgtCTACACGGCGATGTAAGGCCAAAGTTAGTAGCACTCGAGTTAGCAGCCCCTGGGGTTGTTAACCTAGGACTGGAGCAGCTACACttatttgtaaccccaggttaggacTGGTTGAACCCTGAGTCCCAGCCTGGAcctccagcatctacactgcattatgtgggGCTGAGTGCAACCACCCGTATCCCAGACTCCCTAGTGtcctccccagctgcagccaatcTTCCCTTGTTAGTGGTGCAGCCTGGGAAAACTGGACTGCCCACCAAATGTGACAAGCCAGAGAGGAAAGAAAGTAGacttgtgggatacttttggtggcCTCCCAGAGCATGAGTCCAGCAGGGCTACAACTACTCTGCAACAGAGCTCTGATTGATCTCAGGAAACATCCCATAATGTCCTTAAATCGAGTGGCCCCTCTTCTCATTGTTGTGAAATCGGTGcagggaggtggaagtgcccTTTCAAAGAAAGGTGGGGGGTAGaggggtctgaacttacaagacagcatgctgacacactctcagcaccccaaaaccccactctctctccccttacatacacacaacacactccctgccacacccccccatttgaaaagcacgttgcagtcacttgcatgctgggagaactgcccataatgcaccgttCCCAATGCTGCTGCgagtggccacgccagtgcgcagGCAGCTGTCAGTATGGAcgcactgcagcactttcctacTATGCTCTCCAAAGGCGGGTTTcactcacagcgctctacatctgcaagtgccgCCAGGCCTCAGGCTCGGACCCTTCACACACAATGGGTCCAGGGACCCTAGTCCTGGATATCAGGGAGCACAATAGTGGCTTTAAAGCCACCTCTCCCCACCACGGCCACGTCTCCCATGATTCACTGGGGCCATGTCCACACACCAAGAAAGAAGATGCTGTCGCattatgggaaatgtagttcacATGCCTCATTCTGCTGTATGTGCTGGGCTCCCTGGCCAGActtcatttcccatgatgcaccaggaCCACAATGTCCAAGGCTTCTCTTCACCACAATGAGGATCCATGATGCAATGTGGGAAATGTAGTTTGACTGCCTCATTCTCCTCTCTACGCCCAgctccatagaggagaatggggcatGTGAGGAGCATGAACTATAGTTCCCAGGAGCCACCTTGGCAGCATTGCCAAATGGAAACATTTGGGGGCTTTGGGGGCTCAACGGTTTCcgcaggaaaaataaaaaatcccatTTCCAGGCCAGTTCTGATAAACTGCTCTCATTTGCATGCCAACATCTGCAGAGTTGGTTGATGCTACAGGTGTCAGGACTCAAGATGTGTCCGTAGGTGAAACCCTCCATCACCATCCGCTGTCAATTCTAGAGAAAATCTTTGATTACCTCGCAGTCCAAGAACCAGAGGTTTCACTCAGACCCTTTCCCACTCTCCTCCAGCAGGAGGGACTCAGCTCCCAGTGCTACCCCAGTGTAGTGCTACACTGGTATGGAATGGACGGGAGAGGGGAGACACCCCATGATCAGGTCAGAGGCAGAGATGGTACCTgacagggggaggagaagccaaagCGATGTTTCTTCATCACATCAGATAAATTCTGCAAAGGAACCAAAAGAAATCACCACATCACAGACTCCACGGGACTTAGAAAGGCTGTGAACACAGGGAGGGctcacctggtgctgagatgcagccacctctggggtggggcagctggggaacagccacaCAGTGATGCCACATAAGTATTGGGTTAATCACGGACTGCCAGCGGAGAGCAGCCCGTCctgatccctgcagcacagctggcAGGTCCCCACCTTTATCTTGGCAGCGAGCTGTGTCCCGGTGAGCAGCTCTCCGTGCTGGTCCCTCCGGATGTGTTGAGCGGCCGAGCCCACCAGGGTGGTGACATAGTCCCTCAGGCTGTCCCGGAAATCCTCATCCATGTCTGCGAAGCGGAGAGAGATGGACAATGGTCGGGGAATCAAGGGCCTGACTCATCCCCCTTGTCGTTACCTTCCACGTGCGGGCACTCCTCTGATCCCCCTTCTCACTGCCCTCCatgtgcaggcaggagcagcgacCCAGTCGCATTGCCCAGCAcatggcagggggctcagagccgCTCTCCCGGGTCTGTTACCTCTCAGGGTTCCCTTGCTGCCAGTTGAGATCCGCTTGCCGGGGAAGGGCATCAGGtaactgctggtgctgctgctgctcagcacttccagggccctggggtgtttgcAAGGGGACGTTGCCTCCAGCATCTGCCAGAGCCAGGGGGAATCGTTACATTGACACACGAACATCTGTGTTAACACCAGCCAGACcggctgggcagccagagagggtCTGGAGCAGCCCTGTCTCGTCTGTGGTAGGTGTTGGAAGGAGACTTTCTCTGCTAAACTCCAGCCAGTCTCTCCTGAGCACGTGCAAAGATTATCCATGGGAGATATGAAATTATCCAAGGGCTTGTTACTCGGCCAGAAATGGGGGGATTTTCTTGGCAACAACCCCTGGCATCTCTCTGACAAGCAGGCCAAACCCTCCTGCcacatttcaagtccctgctctgaagtgggGGGTGTCTAGAGATATTCAAAACAAGGAACATcagaattttcttttcaaatggcCAAAACAGCGTGTTTccgttctcagaaatggctggagAAAACTAGCAGAAATTCAGCTGGAGGCAGAGAACAAGCCTGGAATATTTCAGCCCAAACCgttaaagttataagcaactaaaaagGGGTCTTGTAATGGGAATTATCAGGTAATCTTTATAAAGGGTGGGGCTACCAGCCCCCTAGAGGGGcaaggccccgtgtcccattccccAGCTCCCTGAGGCGGACAGACCCTGCCCTTGGTCCGGATCGGGGCAGGCACCCTCCACAGGAGACAGGccctgggtcccattccccaccctccaAGCCCCATACTCACGTGTCTGACGTCTCTCAGATGCTGATCCCCACCCTGGGCTCCAAGGAGCTCGGAGCTGCTCCAGTCCCGCACCAGCAGGTCTAGGTGCTGCAGGGGagacaggaggggagtgggggttaaaaggggtggggagaggctgtaGTGGGAAGAAGGTGGGGAGAAGCCTCAAGCcctagggagtgggggaggggtgcaatGTGGGGctgcatggggcagggcaggtgatGGTGTCTCACCTGAACGGGCTCCAGTCCATAGGCCTCTCCCACCACTTCAGCCACGTGCAGAAACATCTGTGGAGCGGAGAGAAGCGTGTGAGGCTGCACCTGGCCAAGGGGATGGTGGGGGAGGCCCTGGGGGTCTGGCACGGGTGGGATGTTGTCTGTGCACAACCCATTCTCTACACCCAACGCGCCACAGAGAAGAAAGTTCAGTTCCAGCGCTTGCTTCTTCTCTCCAGTGCTCCCGAGAAGCgcaccctcccccacaccaccaTTGCTTCAGGCGGATGGATGCTACCAACTCTGTTTTGCACGGCCCAGGGACTCAAACCACGGCTCTGCTCACACTGCAAACAATCTTGGCCACACGGCATTTCCCTGAGCTCTCCCCAGGCCACGGTCTCTCTGCATTTACAAGGTTTCTGCTACGCACTGGAGCCAGGGcagtgaggaaagaaaaaaaccctcccagagccaacccctctcacacacagagaatccccccagaggcatggtgcaggggcaggacatGGCATATAGGGCAGGCGGCAGTGACATCGCTAAGGGCGCGACTGCCAGGGCTCAacccagtggggctggggctggataaGAGCCTGAAGAgaagagcagagcagggggcagagcaacctccccaggccctggccccagcaggtTCCCACTGATGGTGGAGCCGggctggagggaagggagggtccTAACTTTGGCTCAGTGGCCCACGCCAGACACGTGGGAGAGAGAGCCAGTCTGGGCTGTGCGGTGACAGTGCTGAGTCCAAAGGCCCATTTGACTGTGGGAgagtcagtttctctctctgggcctcagtttccccacaggaCCCATGGGGAGGGGTAATAAACCTGTGGGGTGAATGGGAGAACCTGGCCAGGCCATGTTCTGTGTCGCGCTGCCCGGCCTCACCTCCAGGTATTCGAGATCCGGGTCCTTCACCCGACGGCCAATGTTCAGTATCTGCAAAGAATCAGGAGACGGACAGAGCTACAGCAACGAGCAGCGACGGCCGCCCCAGGCCACTTCCCAGCCACGTCACCCACCccgagcacagcgccccctagtgccacattggggcatcggggccagccctgacccccaggggagagcgccccctgctgagccctgctccctgcagcacagcgccccttaGTGCCgcactggggcattggggccagccctgaccccccaggggagagcgccccctgctgagccctgctccctgcagcacagcgccccctagtgccgcactggggcatcggggccagccctggggctaccaggggagagcgccccctgctgagccctgctccctgcagcacagcgccccctagagccgcactggggcattggggccagccctgacccccaggggagagcgccccctgctgagccctgacccactccctgcagcacagcgccccctagtgaacCCCCCAACCTGGTGGGAGCTGAGCAGCATGGACATGGCAGAGAGTTTGATGCTCGTCTCCTTGTTCTGTTCAATGTCCATGGAGCCCTCGGTGTCGACCAGCAGCACGGCCACCTGGGGGCCAAGAGTGAGAGCCCCAGGTCAGCTCCCGGCTTTGTCCAGCCACCCACGGCCCCTCTGCCcccggagctgcccctgctcctcccccatggCAGCTGGCAGCTCATTCTCGCCGCCCTAGAAATCCCCCAGTGTTAGCTCCCCACTTCTGTCTCTTCTCCATTCCCCCCGTTCTCTCTCCACTGGTTCCCCTGGGGCCTCCTTCCCCATGTCTGTCCATCCCTGCCTGTTTTGCTTATTCCCTGCCCTCTACCCTGttcccctttcccttctcccccccatggcctcctcccccttccctgtgcACCCCCCATGCCCCCACTCACCTTCCCGCCCTCGGTGGGGACCCAGAAGGGCTGACTCCAGGCCCACACCCCCTTGGTGACTCTTTGGGTGCTGACTCGCCACTCGAACCCCTCCAGGGGCTCGTCCTCCCGGCCCATCCATGCCCCGTCCCTTGCCTCCTGCTGGGAGGGAACATGCAGGAGGGAGGTcagtgcagggtgggggaggtcaGTGACTGGTCCCCGCTCCTACCCCAGGCTGCAAaccctgggaggggacagggtttAATTGTACTAGTGTGGGGCGGGAAGGACACATGCTGAGGGGTGTACTCGTAATCTGATAGACAAACAGACCCACTGCTCTCTAGACACAGAGAGACGCGCTGTGTTCCACACGGCCAGACAGACAAGTTAGTGTCCAGCCATGGCCCGAGCTACCTGGACATGGTGCTGGATGGGCTGTTCACAGACACGTGTGCGGCTCTAAAccccccagcatggggcaggatggggccGCTCACACCCCAGCTCACGCCTGCCCCCGTTCACACTCACTGGGTGCTGGAGCCGGCGCAGCAGGTAGTTCAGCAGGAAGGATTTGCCCCAGCGCTGCTCCCCGATGACGGACACCAGGCAGACGGGGgcgtcccccaccccaccctgctccaggcagcagctcagggccTCCTCGTTCAGGATTAGGTTCTCTTCCTCGTCCAGACGCACCAGCTGCACCGGGCGCCCCATCTCCAGTGGAGCTCCTGGTccttgctgcagggagagagcaggATCAGACCTGGGACCCCACCTCCCAAGTGAACCTGTCTCATGGTCCTGTGATCAGAGCCCCTTGCCCCATTCCCAATCCCCAACCCAGCCTGTGCCCGAGATCAGAGTcccatgccccattcccacccccttgTGCTAGCCAGACCTGTGCACCAGAGCTCCGTGCCTCATTCCCatgcccctgagccagccagtcccactgccctgggtctggatcagagccagaactctttggaggggaaagacccctagattcttgctggaacacATCAAGAGAGACTGCGGCAGGCTGGGGAAGAGCcttaaagaaatggaggctcaggggatCTTCAGTGAGAGGAGGAGAGTGAAGGGGAGACAAGATGCTGATGATCACCAGGtggctcaggcagtggggctAAGGAGGGCTTGGGGATGTTCGACAACTGGGAGGCGCTCACAGACAGAGGACTGGTCCCATGGGAGGGACGCCacctgtgtggggagggagacagacttctgggatggaggttgGCACAACTGCTAAAAAGGGCGTTAAACTAGGAACCCAGGGAGATGCTCATGGAATCTCCAGGCCTGATTCTCACGCTGCGTGGGAGGCAAATCCAGTGGGAGAGGGCGcagcagtggagaaaggaagGACAGAGGGCGGGAGAACGCAGAAGAGGAACATTAGTGCCAAGGGCACTGACACTAACAGTCAGGTGGCCGATACTGGCAGTAAAAGGACTGTACCACCCGTGTGAGAAATCTGAGCAAAGTCTCTACAGCAATGTCAGGAGTGATAAAATGGAGGAAGTAAAACTACGGGTGCAGGACGGGAAACCAGACATTGTCGGGAGAACAGAACCACGGGGCAAAGCAGCCACGGCTGGAGtacaggaaagaaaacaaaaaggcaaaggtggtggagtagcattgtgtGTTAATGACGAGGTGGAGTGGGAAGAAATGAGAaggagctaattcagtttaaccGAATGGAAGGATAAACCAGAACCGATCTGCAGCTGGGGGTCCTGGATTTCAAATGGCTCAAACTGCAAAAAATGAAGGGAATTAGGCAGGGAAGTGACCTGGCCTGCAAAGCTGAAGGATCTGGATGTGGAGGGGGCTTGTCAAAGTTGCAGGAACTCTCTGGAGTCTGCATCCAGGAAGAAGCCCATAGGGAAGGGCTGCTGACCAAACCGGATGAACGAGGATCTCAAAGGGTGactaagagaaagcagaaagcctacgaGGAATGGAAAATGGGAGGAATCCGtatagggatgaagtgagaactgccaaaggCCGAGCAGAATTTGagcttgcaaaaaaaaattaaaaccaacaggaaaaagttctt
Coding sequences within:
- the LOC127051186 gene encoding RING finger protein 112-like, producing MIPDTRVKSLVEKITENTREEPDSQGPGAPLEMGRPVQLVRLDEEENLILNEEALSCCLEQGGVGDAPVCLVSVIGEQRWGKSFLLNYLLRRLQHPQEARDGAWMGREDEPLEGFEWRVSTQRVTKGVWAWSQPFWVPTEGGKVAVLLVDTEGSMDIEQNKETSIKLSAMSMLLSSHQILNIGRRVKDPDLEYLEMFLHVAEVVGEAYGLEPVQHLDLLVRDWSSSELLGAQGGDQHLRDVRHMLEATSPCKHPRALEVLSSSSTSSYLMPFPGKRISTGSKGTLRDMDEDFRDSLRDYVTTLVGSAAQHIRRDQHGELLTGTQLAAKIKNLSDVMKKHRFGFSSPCQMAITFHNQGVMDRARRDHNDFLKKSVSDGRCGPSQGNPRKTAWSPLWDSGFGVADGS